Genomic segment of Candidatus Equadaptatus faecalis:
GTTCTGCTGCCGTCTTTCGTTGCGGGGGTCGTTTCTTCCATGCTTGCGGGAGCGCTCCATGCGGGCTCTCTTCCCTCAATTCCAATTGCCATTCCTCAGATTGAGCCCAAGATTATTGTAATATCCGTTCTCTGCGGCGTATTTTTCGGTATTGTGGCGATGCTGCACGTTGAACTGCTGCACCGCACTGTCCGCGCGTTTAAGAAAATGAAGGTGCCTCACAAACTCAAGCCGCTTCTCGGCGCGTCTCTTGTCGCCCTTATCACGTTTGCGTTCGGTGATTTTTACGGCGGTCTGAACAATCAGCTGACGACAGCGGCTTTGTTCGGCGCACGCGTTCCGGATTTTGCGTTTGCGATTAAATCTGCCGCTCTCGCGCTGACCCTCGGCTGCGGGGGAAACGGCGGGGTTATTATGCCGACCATGTTTGTGGGGGCGACTGCCGGCTCTTGTATCGCCTACTATTTCGGGCTTAACATGCAGGCGGTAAGCGCCATGGGTTTTGTTTCCCTGCTCGCCGGTGCCACAAACACCCCGATAGCCTCAACAATCCTCGCAATGGAACTTTTCGGCGCAAAATTTGCGCCGTTTGCCGCCATAGCCTGCTGCACAGCATATATGGTAGTCGGTCACAGAAGCCTTTATTCAGGGCAGCGCATACTTCGTCCCAAAACGGCGTTTTTTATGCGTCGGGAAAACGGCGAAGGCAATGCGGAAATTGTGGAGCGGCTTGAAAACGTATCGTATGCAAGACTGCTGAGGCACAGCTACAACGAAACAAAAATGAAGCTTCATATCAGGAGAAAAAAGAAAAAATGAACCGGACGTGGAAAACGGTCAACAGAATACTGACACTGCTGACGGTTCTTATTCTTGCTTTCTGGTGCTGGAAGGTTTTTGGTCCAGGGGGACAGGAAATCAGAAGCAGATTTATCGGAACCGGCTTCGGTCTCAGACAGATGTTTTTTATGGGCGTTGCTGTCTGCTGTATCGGTTATCTGTTGTGGCGCGGACTCGCATATTACTACGAAAAAAAATACGGACTTCATGACGATGAGGATTAGCCGGGGATAATAAATACGTAATTTTGCATAGACTTTTGAATGAAAAAAGGGTATTATTATCCGGCTGACGTAAAACATACAACGTTATTTCGTTCCGGGAGGAGTTTACCTATGAGAAAGACAGCAGCAATACTTATCTTTG
This window contains:
- a CDS encoding chloride channel protein, yielding MKTKEIGREQVWLISAVVKWTFLALLTGALVGFATSVFINLLNDAWNFVSGFGKYKLLFIFPGFFVSYMLVYVYSRDAKVNVVEAIHSDFGAVELSAIPLRLLSTISTIACGGATGKESPCASIGAGVMYGFSRLFNLDSRDMQKLVIIGSAAGISAVFGTPIAGAVFGVEILYMGEMLYDVLLPSFVAGVVSSMLAGALHAGSLPSIPIAIPQIEPKIIVISVLCGVFFGIVAMLHVELLHRTVRAFKKMKVPHKLKPLLGASLVALITFAFGDFYGGLNNQLTTAALFGARVPDFAFAIKSAALALTLGCGGNGGVIMPTMFVGATAGSCIAYYFGLNMQAVSAMGFVSLLAGATNTPIASTILAMELFGAKFAPFAAIACCTAYMVVGHRSLYSGQRILRPKTAFFMRRENGEGNAEIVERLENVSYARLLRHSYNETKMKLHIRRKKKK